The window ttattttgttcttttttgttttgtttttttttttgctttcatgaatgacaatgacaaatgGCAGAAATTCTATCTGTAAACAGATGTGGACCAGGGTTGTGCTTGGAGTATAGAAAATGAGTTTCAGGAGTAAATTGCAAAAATTGTTTGAAAGAACATAACCAGTTGAAACCAAAATGTTTATCTTGGGTGTACATGTCTCCCTTTGCTTTtacccagttttttttttttgttttttttttttggtttctcaTGTGGCGTTCTGGCAGCGTGCTTGAGCGTGTTCAAATGTTATTAAAGCAAACAAttatgacaataaaataataaattgggaaaacaaagtgtgttcaTTTTCGGAGCACATTCGGTGTCTGGGTTCATacttttttttgccatgttgAGATAACACCAGTCACTTAAACTCTTAAAGTGGTTGCCTTTAATGCAGTTTAAACATTGTGTGGGGGACATGTTGGTGAACCATTTCACTCTTAAAATAGTAAATTGGTTGTGTCTATATTATGagatgtgtacgtgtgtgtcatTTGATGGGTAACAAATGTCAGTTCAAGAAGGGATCTATCGGGATCGTTTAGAAACTCAACAttttgtccaccagagggcgctGATGACTTTATTTTCATACTGTTAAAAAATGTCTACTTAATGAAATGTGTATCTCGCTCACAGCACTGTCAGaactgtttagtttttttttaaactttcattaTCAACCTAAAGAATCCAGTAATGCTGTGGCTGTACATGGAGCACCTGCAGGTACTGGCGTTAGGCTGATCTACATTCACCACAAATGGAGGCGTTTAAGTAAGTGACTGCACtgacattatatatatttacgTATCACTGTTTTAGGTCTGATTGATTCCACTGATGAGATGTTGTTCACACAATAAAGTGACTGAGTTTAAAGGCCGCACAGGTGATCAGAGCTGATCTGTTAAGTGCCCTTGTCGACCCACTTTGTCAACActgcctcttcctgttttgGCCAACTGATACAACAGTATACCTGGAATAACACAAAGTTccaggggttttttttattattatttttgtgaccTACCAATAAAGCTGAGAGGTTACCTTGTTAAGTAATGTCATGAGTTTCTTGAGACAGCAAGTTGAGGCTCATTAGGTGAATATGAGCTGTTCAGATCAGAAAGCTTAAATAAAGGTTAGATACAGATATGTTTTTGGGGTTGGGTGGAAAatgaagatatttttaaataaacccAGAGGTTGCACAGCATGTTGGAAGCTGAAGAATTAAAAAGTGCTGCAGTCCACTGAAAAAAGTCCTACTTTCAATAGAAGACTTTGAGAATCACATTTCAAAGgaatatattttattgtcaaaattttattttttaattttatttgtttgatacTTAAAGACTGGcttgcacaaaagaaaaaaagaattatttGAATCTAATATTAATTCAGAGTTTAGCCAAACTAGATTTTGAATTACACAGAGCTGTGTTGCACAATGAATTCATTCCCACTGAATTCCCAGCACACCCCGTCACTTCACACAGGTAGGTGTTACTGTTAACAATGGCTCCGTGCTGTGAAAACAACTGGAAACACATATTCTGGGTAAAATGCATCTGAATCAGTCTGTTccgtgaagaaaaaaaaggcgGGCCTTACCGACCAGGTGGAGCTCTCAGCCCCTCCCCCAGTGGTACCACGCCCCTCGTCTGTGAGTCTGAAGGAGGTGACCTGAGCGCCTCACCTGGCTCACCTTACAGCAGCCCGGAAACTCAATGCCTCGGCTCCAAGGCTGCGGGCGGTGAATGGTTGTTGTCTGAGACCTCAGCGTCTCTTATGTGGACATGGAACCGGTGTACCAGGGTCTGGGCcgctgtgtgtgctgtttttggcTTGCAGTAGCCTTTGACATCGTGGGACTGCTCGTGCTGCTCGTCGGGGTGTTTGTCAACGTGTTTTTCTATGACTTGCTCATCTACGCGGGCGCCATCGTCATCTTCCTCAGCCTGGTCTGGTGGGTGTTTTGGTACTCCGGGAACATCGAGGTGCCCCCGGCGGAGCTGGAGGATGATGTCGGGTTACTGAAGAAGGACAAGGGCGCTTTTGGCGGCATCAGCGGGGCGGTGAGGCGCCTCTCCAGCCGCGTGTCAAGCGGCATCAGAAACTCGTTGCGCAGGAACGGAGGACCGTCCAGCACCCGCACGGGCCGCGCGCAGAGGTCAGCCAGCGGGCCGCCTTTGGCCTCTGGTCAACAGGTCGCCGTTGCTATGACAACGATGACCCCACAGGAGGATACCCCGCACGCTGCAGTCTCCTCAGTGGCGGGCTGTCACATAGAGATGCCACACACTACAACAGAGACCTCACCTACATAGAGTGGGCCCACAGGTAGGCCTGTCTGTGAGTCGGATATGAACATCAGGGATCTGACAGTTCAACATCCATAGTCTGCACATGGAACAATtatgtcctttttttaaaaaacttttctttattgttttatgtattCCAAGTGCAGCGATGTGAATCTATCCATTCGATACGCTAAACTACAGTGTTTTTAAGGTTTGATTCGAATTAAAGTTTAATTCGATTGTTTTCTCAGTGGCCGCACCTGATGCCAACACAATACAACTGGAATAAAGATAACTTGtgtttattaatattattgttattaattcatatgagtaaaattaaatatccAAACATCAAACGTATTGTATTGAATTTCTGTGTTGGATTATGTGAAACAAAAgacatcacattttattcattttaagagGGTTTCACAGGGTTCAACTGCATAAATGATCCTCATTTAATTCTGGATTTTGAACTATGAGAAAACATCTTTCCAGGCGTAATCTTACTTCAGTGtaactgtattttctttcagtttgatgtGGTTCAAATGCAGGACTAACTGCAGCCGAGGCAGTAAAAACTCTTATCATTGGGTAAATGATTAACCGTGCTCAAAGACAAGCCCTTACTTTAAACAATAGCAGCTTTAACTGAAACTAACACATCAAATTAATAGGACGACCTCTGTTATAACACACATAAATGATCCTTCTGATCACCTTTTGTCAAGTCAATCAtgtttcatccattttctgccCCACAGAGACTTGAATAgagcctgcctgcctcacattGTCTTCAGTGTGCTCCAGATGGTGCACAGCTTttctactgttttgtttttattgagaaaTTATTCATAATTGATGATGATACATGTGAGCAGTTGTTGAGTTGTTATGACATGTTTTCTATTCAAATGTATgtttagaaatgttttgttttaatcagtaTGCCAGCATGGAATAAGTCTTTTTGAGATCAACAGACAAAGTTAGGACTTTTATATTGATGACAGTTGTAAAAATGAGGCCAATCTCACAGGAAATTCAAAATTGTGTACAGCATATGTATCGTTTTTGGTCTGATGGTCCTTTAACAAAAGTTGAAAATTGTCACTTTGTACCAAAAAATAGTACCAAACGTTTAAATGTTTGTAAGACAAGCGTGAGCTGAATGTGTTACATACCAACATGGTCAATGCTGGAAACCATATTTGTTTTCCAGTACGACGCAACTCACAAATtcactgaaagacaaactgaatttAGAAATACTGAATCCATTTTGAAAGTTCTTGTCAGGttttagatatttttaatgatttttgtgGCTGTTGTAATGACGTGTGACCAATGCTTTGTGTGATCTGTACTGTTTTCTGTATATGCTGCTATGATTTTTATCATTTGCAGTTGtaactttattttaatcttaacaATCTGAGGAGACTGTTGAATGTTCACCACCGCATATGTCATCCAGAAGTTGATGGACCAAAACTTGCTGCAGTTGAATGTCAACAGAACTATTGCCTTCAGCTTTGTAACTTCCTGattacagaaatatttcattcagcTTTGTAACTTCCTGATTAGAACACACTTTTATCTTGCTTACctttaaagttgctgtaattAGATGTATCAGATGACAATGTGAACTCATGGTGACAGTGGTCACTCGAGATGAACCTACAGATAATTATCACGTGAATCTGCAGCTGACTTCTGCTTTATGCAGCGTTATAGTGAGTTTCAACTCATtgtcaaaattcaaattcacCCGGCCCAGTCCTATTTTCCCTCACCCATTCTCTCTCAGCATTCACCCTACCCTCAGTCAATGAAATTAGCAAACTTATTCAAAAATCCAAATCTTCAACCTTCCAATTAGACCCCCTTCCTAccatttttgtctctgttccCTCTCATCACAGACATCATTCACTCTTCCCTCACCACTGGAATTGTTCCTTCCTCTCTCAGAATACCCACTGTAACTCCAATATTCAAAAAACCTGGTTCAGATCCCAACAGTCTCAATAATTTTTGTCCTGTTTCAAATATTCCATTCATCTCCAACATTCTTGAACAATTCCAGTCTGGTTTCCGTCCTTTCCATAGCACTGAAACATCACTTCTCAAAATCACTAACAACCTCCTCCTTGCTGCTGACTCCAGTACACTAACCATTCTCCTCCTGCTTGATCTGAGTGCAGCCTTCGACCTCACACACCATCCTTCTGGACAGACTTTCTTCTATTggcatcacaa of the Scatophagus argus isolate fScaArg1 chromosome 16, fScaArg1.pri, whole genome shotgun sequence genome contains:
- the si:dkeyp-72e1.6 gene encoding transmembrane protein 238-like — encoded protein: MEPVYQGLGRCVCCFWLAVAFDIVGLLVLLVGVFVNVFFYDLLIYAGAIVIFLSLVWWVFWYSGNIEVPPAELEDDVGLLKKDKGAFGGISGAVRRLSSRVSSGIRNSLRRNGGPSSTRTGRAQRSASGPPLASGQQVAVAMTTMTPQEDTPHAAVSSVAGCHIEMPHTTTETSPT